A stretch of DNA from Takifugu flavidus isolate HTHZ2018 chromosome 13, ASM371156v2, whole genome shotgun sequence:
GCCTTCATCAGAAATGGAGCAGGAACAGCATTTGAGCTGATTTTCACCGTCTTCTGCCTGACTAAAGTGGCTCCCCTCTTCTAATTATAGGAGCCAAATGAGATTAGACTGTGTGAAGCTAGATTAACATAAACtgacccacacaaacacagcctggACCTCTGTCCCCAGGTTCTGGATGGCGGCAGGTTCCTCAGAAGGAAACCTCTGATAATTATGACAGAAATGTGATGGACCCATCTTGACAAATGTGACATTCAGAAGAAAATTTGAAGCATTTGTGATTGATCAGCTTGGTCGCTGATGAGCCTAAAAGGTTCCTGTAGTTTCAGTCCCTGAgagaggaggtaaagctccagatAGAGGTGAGGGCAGGTGGAGAGGAGCTCATACCTCTtcagaaaaagagcaaagacacATGTTGGACCCTCAGTGTCTCAGCACCTCCTCAGTCTctgctactgtgtgtgtgttagtgtctCCGAACCGATCGCTCAGATCATCAGCTTCTCACTTTGTCTTCCTTTCTCcgcttctttctttcctctctttctcactctcttCATCCCCCttcccatctctcccctctttcccagtctttctctctctcacacagtaTCTCTTATCTCACTTCCTCTAAGTATCTCTCTATCTTTCCCTCCATTTATCTCATatgctctctcctcccccctcttcttacagtgtctctcttcctctcatcttctttcagtgtctctctccccctctctctacctcccctcTTAATTCACAGTCTCtacctctctccccctcttccttcaatgtctctctcttcctcagtCTCTCTCTATttcactccctctccctctccttttctttcagctcaatctctctccctcctctcttatttcggtgtctctctccctctcctcttctttcagtctttctctctctcttagacccccctctctcttcagCAGCGGTGAAAGTGAAACTTGCAGCtcatatccatccatcatccatccatcaaactgGTCCTCTAGCAGCCTCCTGTGATGCTCCAGGATGCTCCTGCAATTTTaaaccttttcctcctccttttctcttctttctcacCTCCTCCGTTTCTCTCTATTTTTTTGTCGCCGGGGAGGAAGTCGCGCACTTTCTGCTGTCCGATGTGAGTTGGTTAGTGCGCGATCGCTCCGGCTCCGTGTGCGCGGTCATGGCTTACCAGCCACCGGGCTTCCTCTTCCAGCCGTCCCTGGCTCTGCACCCGTCCTGCCCGTCCTTCAGCTCCGGGGTCCTCCTGGGCCCGAGGACGGAGGATCTGGGTCGCTCCTCTTCGGGCTCAGCCTTCGCTCCGTACTCGGGATCAGCGACTTCCTCCGGCTTCAACGGGCAGCTGCCGTACGGCGGAGAGCCCCGGCCCGCCGCCACCCTCGGCTCCTTTGTGGTAAGTGTCGGGTCAGTTGCGGTTCTGGTTCACATGACGGCCAGAAAGAAGACACAGGAAtgttctttaaataaataaaagcgcGAGAAATTATTATCGGAATTCCGGATTTCGATCTGTACTATTTTGATACTATTTTAATATCTGAAAAGTTGTAGTTGACCAAATGTTGtcctaatttattttttttttaaattggacgtgtatttttttatttgcattaaagataatttaatatttttcttttcacatccGTGTGTTTCATTGTCTGCGAAAATCAAGCTTTGTCAAAGATGATTCAGAAGTTTCAGATTTAACAACATAAAGATGattaaataatacataaaaTACGCAAAAATCATTTTCAAGGTTTTAGTGTGTAAGAATCTAactaaaaaagagagaaattaaaagaataaaCTGATTATTATGGCATGATCTTCTGTCCCAGAGTTCTGGTTATGATCCATCCTCGGGGCTCTCCGGCTCCGTAGATTACCACCCATTTGGGCCGCTGGGGCCTTACCCCTATGGTGACCCCACCTACAGGAAGAACGCCACCCGGGACGCCACGGCGACGCTGAAGGCCTGGCTGAGCGAGCACAGGAAGAACCCGTACCCCACCAAAGGGGAGAAGATCATGCTGGCCATCATCACCAAGATGACCCTGACGCAGGTGTCCACCTGGTTTGCCAATGCTCGGCggaggctgaagaaggagaacaAGATGACCTGGACGCCCAGGAACAGAAgcgaagacgaggaggaggacgacaacATTGACCTGGAGCGCAACGAAGAGGACGAGGAGCCCCTGAAGATGAATGagggcccagagagacggagTGACTCGGGTGAGTGGGAGagaatcaatcaaccaatcaaatCATTCAATCCACTCTAAGTGTTTATATGTGTTGAAAGTGTTTGgactttaatttttaaaaatttaacAGCGAGAATGAACCTAAATGTTGATTTACTTTCTAACATTGATTGAATTTTAATTGATGAATTAAAATACGATAGATTGAGCTTTTGTAAAATATTCTTATCCTACATACAAATTCCACAATGCTGATATTTTAAGATTATTaaggatttattttaatcttgtTTTATAGACTGTTGAAACAGAATTAATGTTTGATAAAGGGGCTGATAAAATTAGATTATCAATAATTTCTGTTGCTCATGGTTGGGGtctgtatttttttaacagatttgtgtgtgtgtctctccccctccacaGCCGCCCGGCGTCCCTCCTCTGCCGGCGACTCGTGTGTGTTGATGTTCCGCGACGACAGTGGCAGCGACACTGACCGAGGCCTCGCCGAGTCGGACTCTGGGGACCGGACGCTGCCCTGCATCCCCCATCCCTCACCCACGGGGGCTCCGGCTCAGTCCTCGCCCGTGGAGCTGCTCAGAGCGTCAGAGCCTGGGCTTCCATCTAAAGACTCCATCCAGGAACCAATCCCGGCCCCCAAACCCAAACTATGGTCCCTGGCTGAGATCGCCACATCTTCAGATAAAACTAAAGGAAGCCACGCGTCCTCgcagagcagaggggaggggcaACGGCAGCCCCCCGCCCACCCTACATCCATCCCTCGGACCTTGTTCCCCCATGGCCATGCCCTGCCCCGACACCTGTATTACGCCTCTCCCTTCGTGCACGGATACTCTGGCTATGGCCCCCTGGGGCCCCTGCACGGCGGCTCGCACTTGGCCACGGCGACACATTTAAATGGATTACACCAGACAATGTTACAGAGAGCTGAGGCCAAACTTCTCAGTCAGGAACTGAGGAAAGGCTCCCTACCCTCCTAGAAAATCCATGTCCAGGTTTTTTTGGGGTAAATTCTGCTCCGAACTCTCCTGGAAGTGTCACAAACATTCCGTTTTCAGCTGCTTTTCTATGTTGATGAGATGTAACCTTTGTAGTGCGACTCTGCACAGAACACAAGCAACATTAAAGATAGTTTTATTACTACACAACTCATCAGCTGACATTTGTCCTGGATCAGCGCTCACTGATCAGCAGAGACATGAAGGAAAGGTTTGAGTTCAGGTTTCACAGGATCCCATATAGGTTCTGATGGTGAAGTGATTAACAGAAActtgggtcaaaggtcagcctggGCAGCTTCTGTAACAAATATTGATGTTAACCGATCAGATCTACACTGAAGtataacattaaaaacaatccaCTTTAAAGTACAGTACAATTGGGTTAAAACACTTAAACGATAAATGTCGCTGAACTTTTTGGCTCTGTACTTATTAACATCCCCATTTTGAATGGGAGAAATCAGAAGACACATGGGATttgataataaagaaaaaagattcaCAAAGTCCAACTACAATCAACCTCTTTTCATGTGGCACTAAACAACCTGTTTCCACGACGACCCTGGAGCACGGAAACGACAGGCTCACACAGatttagcctgttagcttttGGGTGGATGGATCAGGTGGagcattttaaaaattaaaaaggaaatcagaaagggaaaaagtaaaaaaaataagctgAAATGTTGAATCTCAACACAAATTTAAATTCCTGTAACCAAAGTTGCTGAATGACTTTCTCCTGTTTTAGGAGCTAAATTTAGCCGAAGCAGCAAAAGCTAATAAACTCAAACGAAAACAGCAATGATTAAGAAAATTAAAAGCCCAATTGTGATGTTAATTGCACTGCTTTTTAACAAAATGTACCTAATTAAAACTGATGGAATGCCAAACTAAAAACCAAACTAAAAGAGAGGGACGGGgcttaatataatataaaaatgtaattaagatTAAAAAAGCATAAGAACACCCAGTTTTGAAACCTTCCCGTTATCACACAATTAATAGTCAAATTTGTAATCAAGCATATTGTTACTTTTTGTtaagaaatatttattttatattggcAGAAATGgacttcaaatcaaatctgaaaaaaaccccaccatATTTGATCTTTTAAAGTCCGTGGAAGACTATGTTATCTCCAGGATGTCAAAGGTAAGTTGTCATTTCTTTTATACGGTAAAGCTGATTGTCATTATCTCCACTGAATATTgatttaatgaaggaaaatgccTGCAGAACATTAAAAACAGTCAGATTGCACAGATTTTCTGGCTCCTTTTGCCTAGAATATCTCCTGTAACATCCCATTACAGAGATTGTGATGTTAAATATGAATACAATAATGAAACTTTACCCCCCTCATGTTCCGTGTGCATTTCTGCATCCAGCTGCGTGTTAACACTAAATGCTGTCAGACGTGTGTGAGGCAGCCGGAGGCCCAGCAGCCGTCTGATGCCACTCAGGCCTCCTGCCACGCCGCTCCTCTGccctctcttcctgctccagcaTCTGGGCTCACAGGCAGACCCCCCATCCCCCGCAATGCGCAGTCCCTCAAAATACACCAGTGTCCCCGGCGACACTCCCACTGCAGCCACTGGGACCAAACCACTCTGTTCTGTTCTCCCATGCACACTGTTTGACCCTGTGTTTGTTCTGCCAGGAGGAACTGGAGCTCCACTTTGTTCTTCTCAAGCGTTGTGAACGTGAGTGACAAAGATGAAAGCAGATGGAGTTTAAAGGTCACCTGCTGAGAAACGTCTGGTGCAGCACAAACATGAACTTTGCCGCTCTGTCAGGTTTTCTTGCAAAACTGACTTTTTATGGATTTTGCACGAAAACAGCAACAGTATTTATTCCTAATACTTTTTTCAACAGTATTTTTATGTCCTTTATGTTAATGTCTTTAATTTATAATACTAATTTTTGGTGCCCCTCCCCCCGCTTTTTTCTGCTAAAGTTGCTTCTTAAGTATTAAAATCATGCTTCAACACAGATCTGTAATGTCTTCACTTTAAAGTTCAATGGTTTTGTTGGATAatgctcattttaaaacagtatttttcatattttatggAAATCTAGTCTTTAGTAACACATACataactgctttttaaaaaaaataaatagacagAGCCTCTGATTTATATACTCTAAGATATGaattatgtatttattaaatgtttttattgttgctaGATGACatcacaaaataaacacatcacagatctttgattattttttctCCAAATATTTAATCCAGAATTAAgctaaatatgtttatttttgtgtcctctaattttaacctttaacctttttaGGTTAAATTGTTCATATCTGTGCGTGGTGTTTGTTTTATACATTGGCATCTTTTCCAAAGTGTTCAATAaacattaattaaaacattaaacattttctgCCCTAAGCAGAGGTTGAAGATTTATGTTATTCATGGACAAAAACCTAGTTAAATGCctgtgtttacatttatttttgttagaATAAACGTCATTCAGGcttaaagtttgaaaaaaaaatggattGTTAGTTTTGGAGACCTGACATTCAGAATGACATTAtttttcaaattatttttcaaatctCAGCAACTGTGGTTGTTGTGCTTGTAGCGCCACCTATTGTCGCCTTTTAGGTCAGATAATGGGAAGAACAATAAACTAAACGTCAGTGCTGAAAACAAGCCAGGTACTATTTAAAATTAATGGCTGCAtttaagatgtgttttttttttttacattctagAAATAgttattgttgcttttgtgGGGAACGTTAAAGGCAATTtccataaattaaaatgcaATATGGAGGATTGTAGatgcagaggagatggagagttTTCAATTCCCAGTGAAATATCATTTAGGCGTTCAGTTTGATGACTTAACAGGATGAAACTCTGTAAAATCTGGAGATGTGATTGAAACTCCCACCGCTGCTAgagctctggctgctgctgctgggacacagATGGTGCCATTTGCTGGCAGTCATTCCTCCAGTGACCCACAGCACAGTGGTGAATATCACCCAGCGGGATCCTGCTATCCGTATTTTACTGCTGTTATTAAAGTATAAACTATGACAGGAATATTCCTCATTCACTACATGGTAAAGAGTAACACTTCCCTTTGCATTTTCCAAGAAATGGGCCACATATAAATGGGCCACATCAATACTCCCGGTGGGTAGAATGGGTGCAAATGTAGAGTGCAAAAATAAATTTCTCTAAACATATTCGTTAAAATCTCTGATGCATTTAATTGTATTCATGTTTATGTATATTATTGTCGCAACTTGGTGTCTAGATTTTTAAATACTTAAATACTACACGCTTTCAGTAGCGTTGCTGGGTCTACGACAGATTTAGTAAACATTTTAATAAGCtcaaattagctttttaaaaacaaaatcatgcTTAGATGCAGAACCAGACACAGAGACGCGTGGCTGTCTGGGTGGCTACGTCATCAATGTGCGCCATGTTTACAGCAATTACAAGATGGAGCCAAAAGTGGAAGGGAGCGTGTCGCTAACAGCCGCGTTACTTACGTCAATGGTGAGTCTGAATATTTCCCCCGTGTGTGACGACCAGGCTTTCGAGCTTTATCGTCTTCAGACGGccctggtgcagcagaggagggtgCGGGAGATGATTGATCGGGACAGGCGCTTGCGACAGTACCTGCGAAGGCGAAAGGCATTCCTGATGTCCTCCGTCACCGCTGTTTTGAGCATCTTCACCACCACTAGAAACAGACACGTCTGGGTCCGCAACCGTAGCTCCGAGGACAACTTCTGGTCCTCAGTCGAGTTATTCGACGACGATGAGTGGAAAGCACAATTTCGCGTGTCTCGGGCAACTTTTGACTACCTGCTCGAGCAGGTTGGATCGGCCATCAAGCGACGCAGGACCAACTTTCGCGTCCCAATCGAGCCCAAGCGCAGGTTGGCGATCGCCTTGTGGTGGTTCGCAAGAGCCGGAGAGTATCGAACTGTATCAATTATGTTCGGGGTAGGAATCGCAACCGTGTGTAACATCGTCCGTCAGGTCACTTCCGCCATCCTGGAGCGGCTGCATCAGCGATTTCTGTCGCTCCCGAGCGACCAGCGGCTAGACGACGTCATGGCTGCCTTCAAGGAGCGATGCTACCCACAGTGTGCGGGGGCGATAGGCACAACTCACATTCCCGTCTCTCCCGTCGCCCTTTCGAGGGACAGGCCGGACGACTACCTGAACGAGAGAGGTTGGCACTCCATCATCCTGCAGGCAGTGGTCGATCACAAAGCTTGGTGAGCTTGGGTCGTGTTGGGTTCCAACCGGAACGCATTGACAAGTTATTTATAACAATATTGGTTCGTGTGTAATTGAGCGAATATGATAATACTTGTCTATAATGTGCATTCCTGCTGAAAGCCTAAGCGTTGTTTATGTCTCAGCTTCACAGACGTGTATGCAGGCTGGCCTGGAAGTACTAGCAGTGCCTCCGTGCTCTCCTGCTCAGACCTGCACACTAAAGCAGAGGACCAGGCAGATGGTTACCTGTTCCCCAAAGAGGTGAGTCTGATGGCTGGAAAAACAACTGAGAATTATGATTAGgataatggtggtggtggttttgGACAGATCACAATATGTCAGCGCTTGTTCAAGAAGCTGAGGTGAAGCACTCCGATGTCTTCAGGTAGCATATTAGGTCTCAGCATtcgcttttctttttaattatttccaGAAATCAGTATTGATTGAAGGTGTAGAGATACCTGTCCATCTCATCGGAGACACGTCTTTCCCACTGAAGCCGTGGCT
This window harbors:
- the LOC130535916 gene encoding uncharacterized protein LOC130535916 isoform X1 yields the protein MEPKVEGSVSLTAALLTSMVSLNISPVCDDQAFELYRLQTALVQQRRVREMIDRDRRLRQYLRRRKAFLMSSVTAVLSIFTTTRNRHVWVRNRSSEDNFWSSVELFDDDEWKAQFRVSRATFDYLLEQVGSAIKRRRTNFRVPIEPKRRLAIALWWFARAGEYRTVSIMFGVGIATVCNIVRQVTSAILERLHQRFLSLPSDQRLDDVMAAFKERCYPQCAGAIGTTHIPVSPVALSRDRPDDYLNERGWHSIILQAVVDHKACFTDVYAGWPGSTSSASVLSCSDLHTKAEDQADGYLFPKEKSVLIEGVEIPVHLIGDTSFPLKPWLMKSYSLKDQLSPEQHRFTHTLSSACSVVDTAFTRLKGRWRCLLKKNDIDASNMSKVVVACCVLHNICEIRGDSFLPEWNTGTVNCSSYLRQPDMQPYDGDTFCPAEVIRKTITYNLLTLLQH
- the LOC130535916 gene encoding uncharacterized protein LOC130535916 isoform X2 gives rise to the protein MEPKVEGSVSLTAALLTSMTALVQQRRVREMIDRDRRLRQYLRRRKAFLMSSVTAVLSIFTTTRNRHVWVRNRSSEDNFWSSVELFDDDEWKAQFRVSRATFDYLLEQVGSAIKRRRTNFRVPIEPKRRLAIALWWFARAGEYRTVSIMFGVGIATVCNIVRQVTSAILERLHQRFLSLPSDQRLDDVMAAFKERCYPQCAGAIGTTHIPVSPVALSRDRPDDYLNERGWHSIILQAVVDHKACFTDVYAGWPGSTSSASVLSCSDLHTKAEDQADGYLFPKEKSVLIEGVEIPVHLIGDTSFPLKPWLMKSYSLKDQLSPEQHRFTHTLSSACSVVDTAFTRLKGRWRCLLKKNDIDASNMSKVVVACCVLHNICEIRGDSFLPEWNTGTVNCSSYLRQPDMQPYDGDTFCPAEVIRKTITYNLLTLLQH
- the LOC130535915 gene encoding iroquois-class homeodomain protein IRX-5-like, with the protein product MLSPPPSSYSVSLPLIFFQCLSPPLSTSPLNSQSLPLSPSSFNVSLFLSLSLFHSLSLSFSFSSISLPPLLFRCLSPSPLLSVFLSLLDPPLSSAAVKVKLAAHIHPSSIHQTGPLAASCDAPGCSCNFKPFPPPFLFFLTSSVSLYFFVAGEEVAHFLLSDVSWLVRDRSGSVCAVMAYQPPGFLFQPSLALHPSCPSFSSGVLLGPRTEDLGRSSSGSAFAPYSGSATSSGFNGQLPYGGEPRPAATLGSFVSSGYDPSSGLSGSVDYHPFGPLGPYPYGDPTYRKNATRDATATLKAWLSEHRKNPYPTKGEKIMLAIITKMTLTQVSTWFANARRRLKKENKMTWTPRNRSEDEEEDDNIDLERNEEDEEPLKMNEGPERRSDSAARRPSSAGDSCVLMFRDDSGSDTDRGLAESDSGDRTLPCIPHPSPTGAPAQSSPVELLRASEPGLPSKDSIQEPIPAPKPKLWSLAEIATSSDKTKGSHASSQSRGEGQRQPPAHPTSIPRTLFPHGHALPRHLYYASPFVHGYSGYGPLGPLHGGSHLATATHLNGLHQTMLQRAEAKLLSQELRKGSLPS